From Sporichthyaceae bacterium, a single genomic window includes:
- a CDS encoding WYL domain-containing protein: MSARRTERLLNLTICLLATRRYLTKDQIRRAVPGYVECATDEAFERMFERDKEELRELGIPLDTGTLDRLHGDELGYRIDREAYALPDVSFAPDELAVLGLAARAWQQASLSTAAGTALLKLKAAGADPDSSGLLGLEPRLSAGEPAFAALWAAVRERRVVRFDYRAGQDVTVATRRVEPWGLLTRNGAWYLVGFDSDRNAPRVFRVGRITGDVHGEGQPGAVVVPPGTDIRDQLARMIPPEPRSTAAVQVREGAGLGLRRTASAARPAEPGWDHLELGYWDIDRMAGDLVAHGDAVVVLAPEELRSAVIERLRVLAGATS; this comes from the coding sequence GTGTCCGCGAGACGTACCGAACGGCTGCTCAATCTCACCATCTGTCTGCTCGCCACCCGACGCTATCTGACGAAGGATCAGATTCGACGGGCGGTGCCCGGCTACGTCGAGTGCGCGACCGACGAGGCATTTGAGCGGATGTTCGAGCGGGACAAGGAAGAGCTGCGTGAGCTCGGCATCCCACTGGATACCGGGACACTGGACCGGCTGCACGGGGACGAGCTCGGCTACCGGATCGACCGGGAGGCCTACGCGCTACCCGACGTGTCGTTCGCACCGGATGAGTTGGCGGTGCTGGGTCTGGCCGCGCGGGCCTGGCAGCAGGCCTCGCTGTCCACCGCGGCGGGCACCGCGCTGCTGAAGCTCAAGGCGGCCGGAGCTGACCCGGACTCCTCCGGGTTGCTGGGCCTCGAGCCGCGGCTGAGCGCCGGTGAGCCCGCGTTCGCCGCGCTGTGGGCCGCGGTGCGCGAGCGACGCGTCGTGCGCTTCGACTACCGGGCCGGGCAGGACGTCACGGTGGCCACCCGTCGGGTGGAGCCCTGGGGCCTGCTCACCCGGAACGGGGCCTGGTACCTGGTGGGTTTCGACTCCGACCGCAACGCCCCCCGGGTATTCCGGGTCGGTCGGATCACCGGCGACGTGCACGGCGAGGGTCAGCCGGGCGCGGTGGTGGTGCCGCCCGGCACCGACATCCGTGACCAGTTGGCGCGCATGATCCCGCCGGAGCCGCGCAGCACCGCTGCGGTGCAGGTGCGTGAGGGTGCCGGGTTGGGACTGCGCCGCACCGCGTCCGCAGCGCGACCGGCCGAGCCCGGCTGGGATCACCTCGAGCTCGGCTACTGGGACATCGACCGGATGGCCGGCGATCTGGTCGCGCACGGCGACGCCGTCGTGGTGCTCGCCCCGGAGGAGCTGCGCAGCGCGGTGATCGAGCGGTTGCGCGTGCTGGCCGGAGCCACGTCGTGA
- a CDS encoding DUF3866 family protein has protein sequence MIRWRRGVVSAVQAQWPGAIELTVDTDAGPLPALAYPALVGTPTVGDVVLLNVNALLHGLGTGGLAIVVALPERLPPDAAPEGHLVKARYTPLQVMVAGADEPGGTHHHLLAEADDLAGMPVVVADLHSALPAVSAAIEADRPGTRVVHVSTDGGALPVWFSRSVAGLREAGRLVATVSTGQCFGGDLEAVTVHSGLLAASLVAGAQIAVVTQGPGNLGTESRWGFSGVAAGEAVNAAAALGGRPVGALRVSAADPRERHRGVSHHSLTAYGRVALAAADIAVPALPGQFGQRVRTQCAALSGRHRLVDVELSGLDAALRASPVPLSSMGRGLDDDPDYFLAAAAAGRHAAALLG, from the coding sequence GTGATCCGCTGGCGGCGCGGGGTGGTCAGCGCCGTGCAGGCGCAGTGGCCGGGGGCCATCGAGCTCACCGTGGACACCGACGCCGGCCCGCTGCCGGCACTGGCCTATCCAGCCCTGGTGGGCACCCCGACGGTGGGTGACGTGGTGCTGCTCAACGTCAACGCGCTGCTGCACGGCCTGGGCACCGGCGGGTTGGCCATCGTGGTGGCGTTGCCCGAACGGCTGCCACCCGACGCGGCGCCGGAGGGACACCTGGTGAAGGCCCGTTACACCCCGTTGCAAGTGATGGTCGCCGGTGCCGACGAACCCGGCGGGACGCACCATCACCTGCTGGCCGAGGCCGATGACCTGGCCGGCATGCCGGTGGTGGTGGCCGATCTGCACTCCGCCCTGCCGGCGGTCAGTGCGGCGATCGAGGCCGATCGACCCGGCACCCGGGTGGTGCACGTGAGCACCGACGGTGGGGCGCTGCCGGTGTGGTTCTCCCGCTCCGTGGCCGGGCTGCGGGAGGCGGGCCGGCTGGTGGCCACGGTCAGCACCGGGCAGTGTTTCGGTGGCGATCTGGAGGCGGTGACCGTGCACTCCGGGTTGTTGGCCGCGAGTTTGGTCGCCGGGGCGCAGATTGCGGTGGTCACCCAGGGACCCGGCAACCTGGGCACGGAGTCCCGGTGGGGGTTCTCCGGGGTGGCCGCGGGCGAGGCGGTCAACGCCGCCGCGGCGCTCGGTGGTCGGCCGGTCGGCGCCCTGCGCGTGTCGGCCGCTGATCCACGGGAGCGGCACCGCGGCGTCTCGCACCACAGCCTGACGGCCTACGGCCGGGTGGCGTTGGCCGCGGCGGACATCGCGGTGCCCGCCCTACCCGGCCAGTTCGGGCAGCGGGTGCGAACCCAGTGCGCCGCGCTGTCCGGTCGGCACCGCTTGGTGGACGTGGAGCTGTCCGGGTTGGACGCGGCGCTGCGCGCCTCACCTGTGCCGCTGTCCAGCATGGGCCGGGGGCTGGATGACGACCCCGACTACTTCCTGGCCGCCGCCGCGGCCGGGCGACACGCGGCCGCGCTACTTGGCTGA